A single region of the candidate division WOR-3 bacterium genome encodes:
- a CDS encoding transposase, giving the protein MTPEEVFREMLRAYGARWKIEEFHRQMKQDFRIENVQMKRYEALRNMMTIVWTIASYFVLQGFKRLMIEIIRERMSNKKQRQYLKKEWRYIYYRIFEELNYWFTQIQFRRGVRLESNEKTKFISLFPEMEVSL; this is encoded by the coding sequence ATGACACCAGAAGAAGTATTCAGAGAAATGTTGAGAGCGTATGGAGCGAGATGGAAAATAGAGGAATTTCACCGTCAAATGAAGCAAGATTTCAGAATAGAAAATGTTCAAATGAAGAGATACGAAGCCTTAAGGAATATGATGACGATAGTATGGACAATAGCCAGTTATTTTGTTCTGCAAGGGTTTAAGAGACTAATGATAGAAATAATTAGGGAACGGATGAGCAACAAGAAACAAAGGCAATATCTCAAAAAGGAATGGAGGTATATTTATTATCGCATCTTTGAGGAGTTGAACTATTGGTTCACTCAAATCCAGTTCAGACGAGGAGTACGGTTGGAATCCAATGAGAAAACAAAATTTATAAGCCTCTTTCCCGAAATGGAGGTGTCTCTATGA